The sequence ggtgaacgtttgtcgacagttctgtgcatgtagttgacatttatccatggtaaatcttgcaggcatcatgaaaaatatgccatcgtcaatagcacacgccaacaaacaggaaactggtatgaccgctgcagtagaaaccagaagtcagtggactacattatgcacagagccgattggttTCTACGCTCACGTCACACAGAAGTCTCAGCATCTAGGACCCATAACGAAAGAGCTGCAGAAAACCTGTCATGTCTACACattaaatgataaataaaaaaaTTGTGCAGTCACCAAACCTGAGTTTATACTCTTGTTACACCACCATGTGCGGTCTGTGATCTACTGGTACTGAACTCCCATCCAGAAGTGGGTACATGGTGTAAAACATCCTTTTTCCATCTTTGTGTAATTATTCACCATGGTCAGTCTGTAAATACAGTAAAGCTAGACTGTGCATCAGGACTGAATACATGAATTTCACCCCCACTGCAGAAGAGCAAGTAAAGAAAAAAGTGCACTCTGTAAAACACCCTCGCTCAAGAGCTAGCTTGATCAGCTAAGTGGAATGGTTTAAGTGAGGCTATATAGCAGGTCTAACAAATCTTTCAAATGTAAAAACAACCTATATAAACCCCTGTTAAACATGTGCTGCTTCTTCATATCCATGTCTAGATAGTTCAGACCCTGCTCCACAAGATATGTGGACAACAACAGGCCATCAGGCACTTAGACAAACAAAAGGACCTAGAAGAAACTAAATGGACCGCCTGATGTGGGTAGCTAATTCAACTTACTTAGCCCCCACACGACCGACACACGGTTCTTTGGTCTGGAATGAGGTGAACCAAGGACAAAACAGTGACATCAGGGATCTAACGGCTCATAAATTGCTTAAATCACCTTCCATCATATAACCCCATGTCAACGAAGGGGAAGTGTACCCAGCAGAGGAGTCAACTTCCCTGGATCAGATGCATCCTGTAGTGTCTCTCGTCTGCTTGTCTGATTCGTAGGTCTTATCTGAAGTAGGTCAGTTCTTGAAGGCTCCACAGCGGCTGGCTCGACAGATGAAGTCTTTGAGCATGTTACCATCTACCTCCCAGAAGGCGGTGGTCTGGGTCACCTCAGTCAGGTGGTTCACACAGAACTTGAAACAGAACTCTTCCAGGTCCTGAAAAATACAATTGAGCAAACAAGCAGCAGGTTGTAACAtgagaaaataaaaatgaaaacagcttCCGTCTTACAAGAAGAATTTGGGTCATTTTCAGTCCTGATCACGGCTATGCTAACTTCCCCCATATTgacttttttttgacccccccccctttttttccctccccatttatacctggccaattacaccactctccgcgctgtcccggtcgctgctccaatttaagcttgtcacccactatatctagttttacattttGTACATATCCCTCCATAGCATAGTGAAGTCCTTTTTGATGGCTTCTAGACGAAATCAGGTCCTTCTGTCTCCAAAAGTTATGTAAAGCCTCTTGGGATATAGTTTTGACACAGATAGCTGCGATTGTAACTCTAGTCAGCCCGGGTAGCTTGTCTgcgttagcaacagtaactaagaggggcggggcttagcgataggttccttgtgtctgtagggatgcccgaccaagccggaggtaacatggggattcgaaccagtgatccccgtgttggtaggcaacggaatagaccgccatgctaactGGACGCCCCACCATATTGACCTTTTAGTTACAAACAGCAAACACATGCCCTGGCAATCATGGGATTCCACAAACTGATTAAAGATGCATCAATACCAATACTGGTATCAGATATCGGGCCAATACCAGGCTAAAATGAAGCATCAAATCAGAGATTATACCTAAGATTCAAACCTGATTTAAAAGCCATTAGTAAAATGTCATAAATAAAGGCAAAATGGATTCATTTACTGCATTTTGCTAaatggaagcctgtatttcttcAATGGTAGAGAAAAACTGATTCTgttattttgcccattgaccccaaagtcaagtcaagtcagttttatttgtatagcccaatatcccaaattacaaatttgcctcaaggggctttacagcaacacaacatcctgtccttaaacaaTCAAAAGTAACTGTCTAAATACTGTTCACCAAAATCAATGGATCGGAACTTGCTAGCGGCAGTACCAAAGTGATATGGGTGCATCCCTAATGCAGAGTAAATGGCTTGCATCATCTCAGTTTACTGTAAATTTAGACTGATAGGGGTCGCTTACCTCTGCCTCATAACGTACAGCTGCAGACAGCAGGGAGAAGGCATTTTCTACAGTGATGCCCCGCTTTATGATGTGCTGACACAAACGTTTCAGGCGGTTCTCGCAGTACGAAGTAGCCAGGTCCAGCAGCCCTGAGACAGCACATGCAGAGATGATATGGCACTGTTAGGGACCAGCGATTTTAAATATGGACATTTTCACTTGTAGAGCACACAGGTTAAGGCATGTGTGTGAATCTGACTGATAGCATCCTCGGGAGGCAGCGCCACGTTGTCTGTGTAGAGGAACTCCAGGAAGGAGCGGTACACTGCGTAGGAGAACTGGTCTATCTCGATAACTTCTTTCATGTCTTCAGTCCAGTGAGACTGGAACATGGATCTGAAGTGTTCACACCTGAGCAGGAATGGGTCCACAGGACAGATACAGTGGTCAgtaaggccttgttcagactgctagcccaaatctctttttttttttttttttttggcatatccaaactgattttagaaagtctggacAGCAAAAAAACACACAGTGCAATTTTTGCAAATTGGATTTAAACCACATTTGGAGTTTGTTTGAAATGCGCTTCCAATCTGATTTCTACAGATGCGTCTCAGTTTGGATGCTTTGGCCACCCAAATtggatttcaaactgtcttttgcATCACTCGCAGCATGACACTCAATGACGACATCAAATCCAGAGTGACGGAAGTGGCGCCTGCCATGACTGCAGCACGGAACATGGCAATACTATACCAGCCTCCTCCATCGCCGAGTttgtctggtgtgacagaggagttcTGCACTGCAACTTGACAGCGCGATTGTTTGGAGGGTGAGATTGATGGAGCTCCATTTCTCATGTTTCCGTGTTGGTAAACTGCATCACCAGCATATGTAGTTACTCACCTATGTCATTACCACAGCAACCTATGCAGataggttggtgatgtctggacacacaaacCCGAtttgatcacttgcaaataacagtgcgTCTTAAAGATCTGACTTGAGAAACAAATccgatttgcctgcagtctgaacaaagccTAATATGCTGTGTatgacttttttattttttcctatCATAAAATTGACTGATGATTTGTcattgagattacaaacctgATCTTTAAAATCGCTTTGTGGACATAGATGTATTTCCCGTCCACGCAGAACTTGAGGTCGGCTGTCTCCGGGTTGTCAAACTCTTTTTTCAAAGACTGGGCTACGGTCAAGAAGTCTTCATGCTCTGAGGAAGAACAAACAggagcacacgcacgcacgcatacacacacacaaccaaccaacCTTGCATCAGGTTCAACAGGCCAGGCTTTAGCAGAACCAAAGCAAGGAACCACTACATCTCCTACCTGTGCAGAGCAGCCGCCACATGACGGAGGGAGTGGAGAAGCATGCGAAGACGTCGTCGGTGCAGGTGAAGTGCGTCAGGTGGGGCAGCACGATGGACTGGCCCCTGCATTGGCCCCACATATACACTTGACCACTCTGGGTCTTCGCCGCTGATGTGTGTGTAGAGTGACAGGCGGCAATCTCAACAACTCTGTCAAAGGATCCAAAGGTGAGAGGTCAGTCAGCCTGAGCATGCATGAGAACCAGTGAGCAGAAGTGGATTTTATGCATGTGCCCACATTCACCTCTCCTTCTCGCTCATGACCTGCACCGGGCTGAGCTGGTTGCTCTTGTTGCCAGTGCCCAGCTGTCCATACGTGTTGGCTCCCCATGCGTACAGCAAGCCTTCGTCTGTTAGAGCCAGGGAGTGGGCATAACCAGAGACAATCTGCAAGAACACAAAATTCACCTTAGATTTATTAACTGTGTCTTTATTTGGAAAGGGATATGAGATCGTTTCTTCACACATCTTGTGCACACAAACTCATTGGTGTGAACTCACTTTGGCTGCTGGAATAGACAAAATAACCCTTTAACACACAAACATTTAAAATTCATATGAATATGgggtcttccttttttttttttttctgccaagTAGCACCAGGTAACTTTGTGGATTTCAGCGACATCTTACATCACGATTGCAAAAATCCGAGGGAATTTTTCTTCTCATAGTGAAGCACATTTATTTATGAGCTATAGCTCAAAAAGCTCTTGTGGATGTCAAAGAAGTTAGTTCATCTAGATACAAcagttattgacagatacgtttcatcactcaactaagtaacATCTTCaatttaaactgactgcaggtatccccacccttataaacaatacagttgcataaacgaccgaaaccaacaaccagtttcatatgcaaatatgggtgtgaccattaagtagagtttcaatggccatgtgcactattcacagaggattggggaatagttgcaatcacgcacatgaatcacacacatgaagagagacgtaacatcatatgAGACCATCATTTCATCCCCTTCCATAATGAATCATATCTGTCATAGTCATGTGTGCTGTAAAGCAATCCCTGTATTTCCGAGGAGGTCTGGTGCCCGGTGGCAGACATAATGCATAGCGAACTGATCTGAACAGCGAGTGTCATTCTCCCAAAGCCATCACACAGTATGGATTTAACGATAAATTGTTACGGCAAATGTTAAAGCAAAAAGGCTACCTGGTGCTGTTTTAATGTCCACTGGACCAGAGCAGTTTCTCACCTGCTGGACACACAAACCCTGCAGGGCCACCAAGCGACAGGGAGTCAGCTGATTCCCATTGTTACCCAGTCCAAGTTGTCCGTTCCCATTATAGCCCCAACCGTAAACCTGGGAAAGACCACCAGATtgattttaatttttatttagaTTTCTTTTAGCCTAAATCGACTACTTTTGCAAGAGTCCATAATTTTTTTTATCATAAAACAAATACAGATTAAGATGACACGCCCACAAATGTTACATGATGAAAATATTCTTTTACAGATTAAAAATGCATATTATAATAATGTAAGAGAAATCATCCATCCTATAATTATCCTCCATATAGGTTTGCAGATTACCTTCAGATAAGATGCTAACTGATTCTGCTCACCTAGTCCTATACGAGAAGGATGTTTTGCTGGTTCTGCACATTTACACAGTTTGTTGTCAcagcggggttttttttgtagtatTTACTAAATTTCTATTCTTCACTGATCGAAAGGTTCATCACTCGATCTTGGTCTGTGATTGTGCTGAATATTATGGAACAAGACAAGTGTATTTTCTTTTTCCAATTACATCCTTCACCAATAGCCAACCCAGACACATATGTCATTCCACAACGGGAGTGTCAAATGGATGCCTCAGTATTATCCTAGCAGCTCCGTTTCTCACTACCTGTAATCTCTCTATCCTCCATTGCTGCTCCTTCTCCAGACAGCTCAACAGTACTGtacatatcacagaaagttgaatcagttcatctggacacaacgtttattgaaagaaacgtttcatcactcatctaagtgacttcttcaggtacaactgactgcaggtatccccacccttataaacaatacagtggaataatgactgaaaccaacaatcagtttcatatgcagattgcggtgaccattaactagagttacaatggccatgtgtactattcacagaggattggggaatagttgcaatcacagcattgtaagatggtgacatatgtactcttagtcccccctcggttcagggatggttgttccctctacatatagatggcctgtttgactccccattcaaaccagcgttcctccctatcaaggatgtgcacatccacatccttgaaagagtggccactggcctgtagatgggtgtagactgtggagtcctggcctgacgtgttgtctctcctgtgttgtgccatcctcttggccagcatgtttggtttccctgatgtacaagtcgaggcaatcctcctggcgcttaacagcgtacactatattgctctgtttgtgccagaggacccaatccttggggtgggccaatttctggtgttttggggtttgaaagccaactgagatgcggtgtttggaaaatacacgtctaaACTGTTCcaaaactcccgccacatacagaatcaccaccggTTTACGCTTATGCAGCTGTTGaggtggggggctaagagtatatctgtcaccatcttacaatgctgtgattgcaactattctccaatcctctgtgaatagtacacatggccattgaaactagttaatgctcacagcaatttgcacatgaaactggtcgttggtttcggtcgttatgacactgtattgtttataagggtggggatacctgcagtcactgagactgaaaaggtcacttagatgagtgatgaaacgtttctctcaataaatgttgtgtccagatgaactgattcaactttgtgattttcttacctggattatttagcatgcataaagacaagtacTGTACATATTACCAAACACATTGAAATGGCCAACCCGGTAGATATCTGGCTATCACACTGCTCACGTTTGAACGTAATTTGGAGACATGAGCTCAGCTTTAATGTTTTGAAATGAGTCGGGTGACACTTTTCCACTGGCCCCGATACAAAAGAAGGACACCTACCTCTCCGTTGTCCACcactgccaaagaggaggtctgGCCACAGACAATACTGACCACCATCTTGTTCTGCAGGCAGTTGGATACTCGCCGGGGTGTGGGCTGGTTTGCCGTGGAGCCTGAGCCCACCTGACCACAATTATTGTAGCCCCATGCGTACACCTGAccgttggagagagagagagaattgaattgcTACTCTTAATAAGAGGGTAATTTTCTGTTGGCCTCAGATATTGAAATTATGGCCATGTTATTCAACAGCTCCTCTATAATGGATTTCAAAACAATTTCCTTTTTGTTTGTGGGGAATAATAAGGGAAGCCACAGGCTACCCAGGCcacctctctcatgaacactcaacagcatggtgcaatGACGGACACTTTTATATGGACATATAATTTTTAGTATAATTTTATAATTACATAATATATGATAGATAAATGTATATATTTTAgtatataataaaatatataagCATAAATTATAATATCAGTATATTGTATAACAAgcaatataatatataagcacAATAAGTTATTAATTATTCAGCTATAACAAAactatagtagtgacatacctgttgtgcatacatacttacctccagtattctatttattattccatttatttcttttgttatttgtttttcttttgtgagtGATATATGCAAGTACTAAAAGCTGCTATAAACCGGGGTCAAATTGCTCGTATGCATAAGCAcattggccaataaagttgattctgaagcTCAGTGCACTGGGGCATAAAGCCGACAGCCTGGAAAAGCCGTTTGAAGCACAATAGCGCCTTTTATAGCCCGGCTTAGTTTTCCAGAATTCCAGTATGCGGGGCTAAACCAGTGTTGTGATTGGGCTCATGCCTCTCTAACAGTCTGTGTGAATAAAACGTTGCTGCATAGAAAAGAAACAGGGCAACATGCAAAGCTGGATCACCTGCGTGGGTTAGGAAGATTTGAACTGGGTCTCCGGGACGGGGCGTTTCTAACTGTTCAAGGGTCAGAAACAACAAGTAAAGTCTGCGTTTCTTTGAATCTGCCCTCGGGTTTCCTCTCCAGATGCTCACCTCTCCTGTGTCGGTCAGGGCCATGGAGTGATGAGAGCCGCACGCTACCACCGTCACTTTCTTGTTGAGCAGGTTGGCTGACACCAGAACCGGAGACACGCCCTGGTTGGTGGTCCCGTTTCCCAGCTGGCTGTAGCCGTTATGGCCCCAGGCGAACAGCTCGCCCTCTGAAATGCGAGATGATTGTCTGTTTTAAAGCCACTCTACGCATGCAAAACACAGCAGCCGTCACACAGGGGACGAGGAGAAGGAAAGATTCTGTTTCAGTTTCTTTATGGTCATGTTTCTAATAAAacaacagacaaacagaaaacGGGCAATGAGCAgagaggagtaaaaaaaaaaatgccgtaCCAGCGTCGCTTTCACAAACTGTATAAATTATGCACAAGTACAATGAAAATCATTAGTATATTCGCAATTACTGATTTCATATTATTCATTGCTTGGCAGTTTTTTGCTATCAAACACAAATATGCCATAAACCAAATCCCAGCATTTACAGTACACCACATTCTGGTCTTAGATCTTCCTCTGCAGCTAAAGCGCTCCCACAGGATCCCAGAGCCGTCTGGCGGGCTAGCATGACCACTGAGATCATACAGACCTTTTGTGGTTCTTGTAAAATCAACTTGTAGTGATCACAAGCAGGCTATTAACAGTTAATATGATCATCGCTTCACTCTGAAACATAAACCCTAAGCCATTTTATTTCTACTCACATTTACATGTAAATATGAGGGACCCATAAAGGTGCTTTGTATACTTTGTGTGCTTTGTCTTAATCCTAACCCCTTTAGTTCAGTGATGTCCATCCAACCATCAATTATCTGTATCTGCTTAATGCAATTCAGGGTCATGGGGGCCTGGAGTCTATCACAGCATTCATTTAgtggaagacaggaagaaacCTAGGAGTCTCCATATCCATCGCCAGTCAGTCATTGCTACGCCAGTCCAACAGAGCGCCCacatacagtcactcacatacCATTCactcctatggacaatttagagaCTCAATCTCGCCTAAAGTACGTGTTTTTGCACTGTGTGAGGAAACCTACAAAAACGAGAGAAGAACACGTAAGCTCCACACAGATGGATTGGAAGTGAACCCAGGACTCGTCCATGTGAGGTGACTATGCTGATCACTAAACCACTACTAACTTTTTCAATGATGTAAATGACAAAAAactaataaatgaataaaacaatCAAAAGTAGATGTTTTCAAATAGAAATGTAGTGAATACACAGCACATCTGTCAATGCTCACAGTGTTGGCTGTGGTTGCCAACATTTGCTGAGGGTTGCAACTGTCAGCTGGGTTAGTCCTTTTAAGTGTTGGGACATCAAGCTACAGCAAAAGCAATTCAGCTTGCCTGCCTCCAGTGTTTCAAATGCAGAACTCTGGGCAGAGGTAAGGCTGTCAGTCATTTACTTTGTTTCAACCAGTATCGATCAGCAGCCCAAGATgatattcattcattttccaagccgctagtcctaattagggtcaccgagttctggagcctgtcccagcgctCATTGGACAGAAGGCAGGAAAACACCCTGGTCAaatcgccagtccatcacagggcagacactgccagacacatattcacacctaggtgcAATTTGGTATCCTGgcttacatgtctttagactgtgggaggaaacccacacagacacgggaagaacatgcaaacttgacATGGAAAGGACTCTTACTGGccagccaggaccttcttgctgtgaggcgacagagctaaccactgcactaACCAGTGATGATATTACACCTTCAGGAAAGCTGAAGTATTACACCAAAACTTTAAAAATACAAATTTTAGTCAAGGGTACTTCCTTGGTCTTAGCTGCACAAAACAAAGCTGCCAAAACTGAATGGATCCCCTCAGATGAGCCATTACCTTCAGTAGCCAGCAGGACGTGGGGTCCGCTGCCATAGCTCAGGCTGACCACCTTCCTGCTTCTCAGGAAGTCCAGCTTCTTGGGTGCTATGGTGCTCAGACTGTCTCCTGTTCCCAGACAGCTACTGCAGTTTAATCCAAACACATACACCTGTGGGTTACatagagggaggagaggggtGTGCGTAAGTGATGATCAGGTCAAAGCTCTGGGACAATTTACATAAAGACATTCCATACATAGTCAATAATATCAATGGGGAGAACCAATAGCAAGTGTTGTCAGACAGAAATCCTTCCTTCTCAAAGTGGTAAAGAAACTGAAGCACTGATAACCAAAGTTGACCTCCAGTGACAAACCTCATGGCCTTCCTTCTCAAAGCTACCCAGGCAGCTTCACTGATTAATCTCACCTCATCATCGCTGGTGATGTAGATGACCTCACTGGCAGATGTTCCAAACACACAGGCTTTCCGTATGGATGAGAGCTCTTGTGGGCTCATTAGGCTGAAGAGGGGCCATTTAGTCACATCCGCCATTTTGCTCTTGTTGAGTCCGTGATGAAGGCAGAGGGTTGGAGTTAGATACCTTGAATCAAAGGTAGGGCATGAAAGTGGAGCGTGAGAAGGCAGATCAAATTTGGCAAAACCGCCAATGCCGCCACAGCTTTGGACAACAGACGCGAAGATGAAAAATACATTCACCGAGCACAAGAGTACACAGAAAATTAGTGATCATCAAATGCTTCCGCCTTCCTATGTTTGCATTCATTCAATCATTGTAATGACTCGAGCAAAAAACAGCAGCACggttagagaaaaaaaaagtgttttagtTGGACCTCAGCTGCTTGTAAAGATGGTAACGTTTATGGGTTGACGGCGTCTTCGAATAGGATGGGTCTCGATATACTGAAATTGTCAAGGCTGGGTGTTTCTGCTTATGTCATCTTGACTTAAAGTTTGTAATATCTTGTGATTGACGAAGCCGGGCTCCCTTAAAAAAGGCTTTTTCTCAGATCAAAACGTCCATCACAACAACACCAGCAGCTAAATGACGATATTGGGAAAGAACTAGGCTTAATGGCTCACACATCACGTCAAACTGAATGCACCAGCGTTCAACTCTAACTTGATCTGCTTTACAGAGATTACAGCCAGGTTCTCTAATAGGGAGCATTTCCAAAGGCTTTGGGGTTAACTCTCAATCCCACTGATTtgtctaaaccagtggttctcaatcaggtcctcgggtgCCACCAGTACCATCGGTTTTCTATTCTACCGGGCAGTTCATCACATTCGCCTATTGCTCCAGTTATTCAGCCGCCAATCAGGGAGGTTCTACACCCGGGACAACAGGTGTAAAACCTGGCAGGTGGCCTCCGAGGACCTGGCTGAGAATCACGGAATAAACTCATCCAACATAAACACCGAGCCCATTTTCCGCCTCGATAAAATAACACTGCCGAAAATATGTCAAAAATCGGGTTAAATCGATGGTTTCTGTTTCAAGGCAAGCGAAAAGCTCAGCTTGGTTTATCTCTGATGTCCAAGAGACGCCAGTTTACGTTGTTTTACCTTCCGAGTCATTTCAGCTGCTGCTCGAGAGTTAGCGTTAGCTTGTTAGCCGAGCTGACAGGGGAAACCGCAAGGCGTTCAGTATTACACACCGACGACCTACTAAGATTAGAAACACCTTTATAAATCATTTTAACCGGCCAACTTTAACAACTGTTAGGAAAACACGACTCGGCGAGTCAGTACAGCGCAACAATACCGGGGTGTATTGATAAAGACGTCCGCTCGTGTGAAGTCGTGGATACGGTAATTAGCTGGTTCGCGGGAGGGAGATGGGACCGGCTAACGCTGACGACTCTCGACAGAAGAAAACAAGAAATCTCCACATTTCCAGAAGCTACCGAAGAAAGATGTTTTTATATTCACCCACCTCTTTCAACTGTCTGTCTATGTTGCTGTCAAATATAATCGACGCTGACGAACTTTCAACATTTTGCGCTGgcgggctgtttttttttcttttttgtttgtttgtttgtttgttttggctcGGATCTCGCGTCTGTTTGCGGAAGTGAAAAAGGGGGAGAATCACGTGATCAAAAGCCCAGAGTAGTCGAACCCAGAAACAGTCCGATGAGAACGTATGATTGGGGGGGTTTACCTGGTATTTCTCCATCGATTTAATTCATTCGCGTATTTATGGGGATTTTTCTTTTAAACATGTTCAATGCAACGATATTTTACAAAGAGTTGCGAAACAATATTACGACACAAATGAACACGCAATAAGATCAAATAAAACCACAAAAGGAGGACGCTATTAATCTCAATAAGGGTATTTTATTTCTTACTTGTACGCATTCTGGTTTTAGTTTTTCCCCAGTTTTTTTTAAATCGTCTTTCTGATGACGTCGATCAAAAGCTGTCCTCTGCAACAAACGTAGGCTACTATACACAAATTCAACCCTATTAACATGGCTTGTAATTCGCACCACTTTCACGTTTTATTGCATCGTGTATTTCTCTATAAACTTTTTATCATCTCTTATTCTTCACTTCATATTATCTTTGCTTCTTCGTTTATACTTGTTTTAAACTCATTGCCTGATTGTATCTTTATGTATTTATTGTAGTGCAGGTTGGACTGCATTTTTGTACGAACCGCGCGATATAAAAGCGTGTAATGATTAATCCATCACACAACGGGGAAGCGTGTCCCTGTTTCCCGCCACCTCCTCCTCTATGAGCTCTTGCGAGCCACCGGCGCTCTCGGTTTAACTTTCTGTCCGTTGCACTTTTTGTTGTTGACCGGACTCGTCATAGTTAACAAGTGAAGAAATCCGTTATTTTCCAGCGGGCATCTGCAGGAAGATCCCGCATCGTCGATGGAGGAGACAGAGGGAACTTCTTCTTATCAGAATCTGGGTCAGACTGAGGAAAATGTTCCACTGACCGTTGTGTCTCCGTTTTATTTGGTCAGCACGTTTTTGGCTCCGTCTCGCCGAGTTCACTAACACCTGGCAAAACGAGGGTCGGGTTAATCATCAGCCGGAAGTCGCATGTGTCAAACGCTTATTTGGGAAGAGAACAGAGTCGCTGTTTTTCCCAAGGGAACTTCACACGTGGCCGCCAGTTCGAAGCAGATATACACAAATACGTTCGGTTACAAACATGTTACACTAATAAATACTTATTATAATTAGCAAACGGGCTGAGTTTTTGTTCTCAATCAAACATTGTCCATAGACAGCCTTCCAAATTAACCCGTAGTTCAAATATTACAgttaaaaagtaccatgtaccttccaACGCAATGAAATACAtggccctggctctctcagcccttaaactaTAGGTAAGGAAATAATGGGGAGGAGGCAGtaaataagaaatcagaaatcccacaaaatagtaAGTCACTGATGTAAGGCACCTACTGCTCATTATTCTGACCATCTGGGGGTAAAAGCTGTGTTTGAGGCGGCTGGttggagctctgatgctctgtaagcgttgtcctgagggaagg comes from Lampris incognitus isolate fLamInc1 chromosome 11, fLamInc1.hap2, whole genome shotgun sequence and encodes:
- the LOC130120717 gene encoding RCC1 and BTB domain-containing protein 1-like isoform X2: MADVTKWPLFSLMSPQELSSIRKACVFGTSASEVIYITSDDEVYVFGLNCSSCLGTGDSLSTIAPKKLDFLRSRKVVSLSYGSGPHVLLATEEGELFAWGHNGYSQLGNGTTNQGVSPVLVSANLLNKKVTVVACGSHHSMALTDTGEVYAWGYNNCGQVGSGSTANQPTPRRVSNCLQNKMVVSIVCGQTSSLAVVDNGEIVSGYAHSLALTDEGLLYAWGANTYGQLGTGNKSNQLSPVQVMSEKERVVEIAACHSTHTSAAKTQSGQVYMWGQCRGQSIVLPHLTHFTCTDDVFACFSTPSVMWRLLCTEHEDFLTVAQSLKKEFDNPETADLKFCVDGKYIYVHKAILKIRCEHFRSMFQSHWTEDMKEVIEIDQFSYAVYRSFLEFLYTDNVALPPEDAIRLLDLATSYCENRLKRLCQHIIKRGITVENAFSLLSAAVRYEAEDLEEFCFKFCVNHLTEVTQTTAFWEVDGNMLKDFICRASRCGAFKN
- the LOC130120717 gene encoding RCC1 and BTB domain-containing protein 1-like isoform X1 — translated: MADVTKWPLFSLMSPQELSSIRKACVFGTSASEVIYITSDDEVYVFGLNCSSCLGTGDSLSTIAPKKLDFLRSRKVVSLSYGSGPHVLLATEEGELFAWGHNGYSQLGNGTTNQGVSPVLVSANLLNKKVTVVACGSHHSMALTDTGEVYAWGYNNCGQVGSGSTANQPTPRRVSNCLQNKMVVSIVCGQTSSLAVVDNGEVYGWGYNGNGQLGLGNNGNQLTPCRLVALQGLCVQQIVSGYAHSLALTDEGLLYAWGANTYGQLGTGNKSNQLSPVQVMSEKERVVEIAACHSTHTSAAKTQSGQVYMWGQCRGQSIVLPHLTHFTCTDDVFACFSTPSVMWRLLCTEHEDFLTVAQSLKKEFDNPETADLKFCVDGKYIYVHKAILKIRCEHFRSMFQSHWTEDMKEVIEIDQFSYAVYRSFLEFLYTDNVALPPEDAIRLLDLATSYCENRLKRLCQHIIKRGITVENAFSLLSAAVRYEAEDLEEFCFKFCVNHLTEVTQTTAFWEVDGNMLKDFICRASRCGAFKN